Proteins encoded in a region of the Brevefilum fermentans genome:
- a CDS encoding glycosyltransferase has translation MEFEQPMNPILIQHPLKILQVNTVEKEGGAAVIAWNLYKAYAQKGYYSYYSVGKKQSSDDLVIQIPELSLTTILTRLEAKFAPFCRISELVKKIQKGQKSHRQEQGWENFHFPGSRKILQLHPLQPDIVHLHNLHGGFFDLRYLAQLSHKKPVIITMHDMWLITGHCAHPMECKRWQSGCGDCPDLLRYPPILADGTARNLHRKQRIYRRSNLYLATPSQWLMDQVEKSVITTGVIDARVINNGIDTRLFKPAPKEQARLALSLPMDARILMFVSAKKIKNHPFKDYRTISESLQIVEKKVEPSLPVLLLALGQEGQTEKKGNVEIRFLPYVKERSDMALIYQAADLYVHAAKADVFPNSVLEALACGTPVVATAVGGIPEQVEDGQSGILTKPADPNDMANAILSLLENDPLRSKMGNFAAEIVQKKFTLDHQVKQYLEWYQQILESRYQHVLSKN, from the coding sequence ATGGAATTCGAACAACCAATGAATCCAATTCTTATTCAACATCCATTGAAAATTTTACAGGTCAACACAGTGGAGAAAGAAGGCGGTGCAGCAGTTATTGCCTGGAACCTTTATAAAGCTTACGCCCAAAAAGGATATTACTCCTATTATTCCGTCGGAAAAAAACAATCCAGCGATGACCTTGTCATTCAAATCCCCGAATTGTCCCTGACCACCATATTGACACGGCTGGAAGCCAAATTCGCGCCATTTTGTCGTATAAGCGAATTGGTTAAGAAGATCCAAAAGGGGCAAAAATCCCATAGGCAAGAACAGGGATGGGAAAATTTTCACTTCCCGGGATCACGAAAGATACTTCAGTTACACCCATTACAACCAGACATCGTCCATTTACACAATTTACACGGCGGTTTTTTTGACCTGCGTTATCTTGCCCAATTGTCCCACAAAAAACCTGTTATTATCACAATGCATGATATGTGGCTTATAACGGGCCACTGCGCGCACCCGATGGAATGTAAAAGGTGGCAGTCTGGCTGCGGTGACTGCCCTGATTTGCTGCGCTACCCACCCATCCTGGCGGACGGAACAGCCCGCAATTTACATCGCAAACAGCGTATCTATCGCAGAAGCAATCTCTATCTGGCCACGCCCAGTCAATGGTTGATGGATCAGGTCGAAAAATCGGTCATAACAACTGGTGTGATTGATGCCAGGGTGATTAACAATGGCATTGATACACGGCTCTTCAAACCTGCACCCAAAGAACAAGCCCGTTTAGCTTTGAGTTTGCCTATGGATGCCCGGATTTTAATGTTTGTCTCTGCGAAAAAAATCAAGAATCATCCTTTCAAAGACTATCGAACCATATCAGAATCGTTACAAATTGTCGAAAAAAAAGTTGAGCCAAGTCTCCCTGTTCTCCTCCTTGCTTTAGGGCAAGAAGGCCAAACTGAGAAAAAGGGGAATGTCGAGATTCGCTTCCTTCCCTATGTTAAAGAGCGGTCTGACATGGCACTAATTTACCAGGCGGCAGATCTTTATGTTCATGCAGCCAAAGCAGATGTATTCCCAAATTCAGTTCTAGAAGCCCTGGCTTGTGGCACGCCTGTTGTTGCGACCGCTGTGGGTGGAATCCCAGAACAGGTCGAAGATGGCCAATCCGGAATACTTACTAAGCCAGCCGACCCCAATGATATGGCTAATGCAATTTTATCTTTGCTTGAGAATGACCCCCTCAGGTCCAAGATGGGCAACTTTGCAGCCGAAATAGTGCAAAAGAAATTTACATTGGATCACCAAGTGAAGCAATACCTGGAATGGTATCAACAAATCCTTGAGAGCAGATATCAACATGTACTGTCCAAAAATTGA
- a CDS encoding ABC transporter ATP-binding protein: protein MNNTVISVENLTKRYDLGVIGTGTLSRDLNRWWARVRNQPDPYTRIGQRDRFEQIGQSILALDNVSFTVQQGEALGIIGRNGAGKSTLLKILSRVTAPTSGVVKIKGRIGSLLEVGTGFHPELTGRENVFLNGAILGMRKDEVQRKFDEIVDFSGVEKFIDTPVKRYSSGMYVRLAFAVAAHLDPEILVVDEVLAVGDAEFQKKCLGKMGDVAGEGRTVLFVSHNMTAIQNLCRHAIWLTEGEINKSGNSAEVVNDYLSKQFEELEPFVDFSERSGGEKFDEHIFENVSLQNKYGLTNEFFTGDTLILEASLNLDPERINLANFGFDIKDKSEKIVLASNTRQYYSSLPVNKKGRYLLRFSITDLCLNQGYYTISLFIGNEIRDFEIIQDAIKFIVKWKPRADLREPLHSWGPLALPITWEWNSNNQ from the coding sequence ATGAACAATACCGTCATCTCCGTTGAAAACTTAACCAAACGCTATGACCTTGGCGTGATCGGCACCGGCACCCTCAGCCGCGACCTCAACCGCTGGTGGGCGCGCGTGCGCAATCAACCCGACCCCTATACCCGCATCGGCCAGCGGGACCGTTTTGAGCAAATCGGTCAATCTATCCTTGCGCTGGATAACGTCTCCTTCACTGTGCAGCAGGGAGAAGCGCTGGGCATCATCGGGCGCAACGGCGCCGGCAAGTCCACGCTTTTAAAGATCCTCTCGCGCGTCACAGCCCCCACCAGCGGCGTGGTCAAAATCAAAGGGCGCATCGGCAGCCTGCTGGAAGTCGGCACCGGCTTCCACCCCGAGCTGACCGGGCGCGAGAACGTGTTCCTCAACGGCGCCATCCTCGGCATGCGCAAGGACGAGGTGCAACGTAAGTTCGATGAGATTGTCGATTTCTCCGGCGTGGAGAAGTTCATCGATACACCCGTTAAACGCTACTCCAGCGGCATGTACGTGCGCCTGGCATTCGCCGTCGCCGCCCACCTAGACCCCGAGATTTTGGTCGTTGATGAGGTGCTGGCGGTGGGCGACGCCGAGTTTCAAAAGAAGTGCCTGGGCAAAATGGGGGATGTCGCCGGCGAAGGCAGGACAGTGTTGTTTGTCAGCCATAACATGACGGCCATTCAAAATTTGTGCAGGCATGCCATCTGGTTAACCGAAGGGGAAATTAATAAAAGCGGAAATTCAGCTGAAGTTGTCAATGATTATTTATCAAAACAATTTGAAGAACTTGAGCCCTTTGTCGATTTTTCGGAACGATCCGGTGGGGAAAAATTTGATGAACACATCTTTGAAAATGTCAGTTTGCAAAATAAGTATGGATTAACAAATGAATTTTTTACTGGAGACACACTTATTCTCGAAGCAAGCCTGAATCTCGACCCGGAAAGAATTAATCTTGCCAATTTTGGCTTTGATATCAAAGACAAATCAGAAAAAATTGTCCTGGCTTCAAATACTCGTCAATATTATTCTTCTTTGCCTGTTAATAAAAAAGGGCGATATTTGCTTCGTTTTTCAATAACTGACTTATGCTTAAATCAGGGTTATTACACCATTTCACTGTTTATTGGTAATGAAATCCGTGATTTTGAGATTATTCAAGATGCCATTAAATTCATAGTGAAATGGAAACCACGGGCAGATTTACGAGAACCATTGCATTCTTGGGGTCCGCTTGCACTGCCAATAACATGGGAATGGAATTCGAACAACCAATGA
- a CDS encoding O-antigen ligase family protein, whose translation MTRRQPDQDALKPAVPGKLLQQRSLREGLVTLSLIAILVLTAGLYALLMVWDGLSPFALILLALVWVLHLWADRWTILPTPLDVPILALIILLPCNLIFSADPPLTLVRIDHLLLSFSLFFAIVRLVKFRKHFPALIFSLLILSIGAGLLGFLATDWQSSILLDFLSPIYEAMSRLTAFVPGASINKNTMGGALAFFPPLLLSLLWDRSAVKKLFSKYPGFRNFPIGFYKLLVFFTLVLTLAVIFLTQSRGAWLGVAAGLYVLLVWKDKRFLWAIPIGVVALFLFLNQTGIGGLSELFALLDQGQDASLQNRLDIWARIISLTRGFPVTGVGLDALNPVYQTFFNPFLFNEPPARLYHAHNSLLAVTIEMGIPALILYVALLSGFGAMAWRAWKRARTVNRVLIMGLVCGTLAHQVFGLMDAYPLGKNLGITMWIYFAVMTALYVHRARMVRSQPLPQVPKATPPAGALLQGALIGLAFWLILSLFALALLRVHVYASLLAAVVAGVYLGVMLVMHPILMAARQNQPSST comes from the coding sequence ATGACTCGACGACAACCAGACCAGGATGCATTGAAGCCGGCTGTGCCAGGCAAATTATTACAACAAAGATCACTACGCGAAGGATTGGTAACGCTCTCGCTTATCGCAATTCTCGTTCTCACTGCCGGCCTGTACGCCCTGCTGATGGTGTGGGATGGTCTCTCCCCGTTTGCCCTGATCTTGCTTGCGCTGGTGTGGGTGCTGCACCTCTGGGCTGACCGCTGGACCATCCTCCCCACACCCCTGGACGTGCCCATTCTTGCTCTAATAATTTTACTGCCGTGCAATCTCATCTTCTCCGCTGATCCACCGTTGACCCTGGTCCGAATCGATCATCTTTTGCTCAGTTTTTCGCTGTTCTTTGCCATTGTGCGGTTGGTTAAATTCAGAAAGCACTTCCCTGCCCTGATTTTCTCCTTGCTCATCCTGTCCATTGGCGCCGGGCTTTTGGGTTTTCTGGCTACAGATTGGCAAAGTTCGATCTTGTTGGATTTCCTTTCGCCTATCTATGAGGCAATGTCGCGGCTCACCGCTTTTGTACCCGGGGCGAGTATCAATAAAAACACGATGGGCGGCGCCCTGGCTTTCTTCCCACCCTTGTTGTTAAGCCTTTTATGGGACCGCTCTGCCGTCAAAAAACTGTTTTCCAAATATCCTGGGTTCAGAAATTTCCCCATCGGGTTCTACAAACTGCTGGTCTTTTTTACCCTGGTGCTGACTCTGGCGGTTATTTTCCTCACGCAGTCACGAGGTGCCTGGCTTGGCGTCGCTGCCGGGTTGTACGTTCTCTTGGTATGGAAGGATAAACGCTTCCTGTGGGCAATTCCGATTGGCGTTGTTGCCCTGTTCTTGTTTCTAAACCAAACCGGCATTGGCGGTTTGTCCGAGCTTTTTGCCCTGCTGGACCAGGGACAGGACGCCAGCCTGCAGAACCGACTGGACATCTGGGCGAGAATCATCAGCCTGACCCGCGGTTTCCCGGTCACTGGCGTGGGGCTGGACGCGCTCAACCCGGTATATCAGACCTTTTTCAACCCGTTTTTGTTCAACGAACCCCCCGCCAGGCTCTACCATGCGCACAACTCCCTGCTTGCGGTGACGATCGAGATGGGCATCCCGGCGCTGATTTTGTACGTCGCATTGCTGAGCGGATTTGGCGCGATGGCCTGGCGTGCCTGGAAACGCGCCCGCACGGTCAACCGAGTGCTGATCATGGGACTGGTGTGTGGGACGCTCGCGCACCAGGTGTTCGGGTTGATGGACGCCTACCCGCTTGGCAAGAACCTCGGCATCACCATGTGGATCTATTTCGCAGTGATGACCGCCCTGTACGTGCATCGCGCCCGGATGGTGCGTTCTCAACCGCTACCGCAGGTTCCAAAAGCAACCCCGCCTGCGGGAGCGCTGCTGCAAGGGGCTCTGATCGGCCTGGCTTTCTGGCTGATCCTCTCCCTCTTTGCCCTTGCACTGCTGCGCGTGCATGTCTATGCAAGCCTGCTCGCTGCAGTTGTTGCTGGCGTTTACCTGGGAGTGATGCTGGTTATGCACCCGATTCTCATGGCTGCCCGGCAAAACCAACCTTCTTCAACCTGA
- a CDS encoding tetratricopeptide repeat protein has protein sequence MRKLAPILLLLTIALIFFSLPVFKNNHWSTTFVKDFRSGSLTPEQLTTAPESHPHARVLQARVAMSKQDYTFALQVIEPLVPTNDPVILQTYAELLFSLERYTEALDIWHRLGMYNKIEHAASALRTSDNLEMRIYALEKAYDIRPDIYARLLQYAQLERANKTRDAGQILESISQYQAIIDQFPDYVAPYGDLALAYLEQDEPDLALSTLDRAMPKSSADYRFFMRAGKIYDQCGSFDRALEAYQKALLECSNCQDAVQAIDRLTTP, from the coding sequence ATGAGAAAACTTGCACCAATCCTTTTACTGCTCACAATCGCCTTAATTTTCTTTTCCCTTCCTGTTTTTAAAAACAACCATTGGTCAACAACTTTTGTCAAAGATTTTAGAAGCGGATCACTCACACCCGAACAATTAACCACCGCACCCGAAAGCCATCCGCATGCCAGGGTTTTGCAGGCACGGGTTGCGATGTCGAAACAAGACTACACATTCGCCCTCCAGGTGATCGAACCACTTGTGCCCACAAATGATCCCGTCATCCTGCAGACTTATGCTGAACTCTTGTTTTCGCTGGAACGCTACACCGAAGCCCTTGATATCTGGCATCGTCTGGGAATGTACAACAAGATCGAACATGCCGCAAGCGCTTTGAGAACCTCAGACAATTTGGAGATGAGAATCTACGCCCTCGAAAAGGCTTACGACATTCGCCCTGACATTTATGCCAGGTTGCTCCAGTACGCTCAACTGGAGAGGGCGAACAAAACGAGAGACGCCGGACAAATCTTAGAATCGATCTCCCAGTATCAAGCCATCATTGATCAGTTCCCTGATTATGTCGCACCCTACGGAGATCTCGCCCTAGCATATCTTGAGCAAGACGAGCCAGACCTCGCGCTCAGCACCCTCGACAGGGCTATGCCAAAATCTTCAGCAGACTACCGTTTCTTTATGCGCGCTGGCAAGATATATGATCAATGCGGCAGTTTCGATCGCGCTTTAGAGGCTTACCAGAAGGCACTTCTTGAATGCTCAAATTGCCAGGACGCAGTTCAAGCGATCGACAGACTGACAACCCCTTAA
- a CDS encoding ABC transporter permease produces MTRYKMNQTTDTDSWDLIITSRKKWYDLQLADVWRYRDLIALFVRRDFVSRYKQTILGPLWFIIQPLITSLVFTVIFGNIARLPTDGLPQYLFYLSGNVMWGYFSACLTGTSDTFIANAGIFGKVYFPRLVMPLSIIISNLLSFAIQFVFFLGFYLFFYLQGAAIQLTEWAFTLPLLILLMAGLGLGFGIIISSMTTKYRDLRYLVTFGVSLWMYATPVIYPVSSIPEKWRWVAAINPITPIIETFRAGFLGAGNASWANLAYSAGFMFVVMFIGVVIFNRVEKTFIDTV; encoded by the coding sequence TTGACAAGATACAAAATGAATCAAACGACCGATACCGACTCCTGGGACCTGATTATCACCTCTCGCAAAAAATGGTACGACCTGCAATTAGCCGACGTTTGGCGTTACCGGGACTTGATCGCTCTGTTTGTACGCCGGGATTTTGTCTCTCGCTACAAACAGACCATCCTCGGGCCGCTGTGGTTCATTATCCAGCCGCTGATCACATCCCTGGTGTTTACCGTCATCTTCGGAAATATCGCCCGTCTACCCACCGACGGGCTGCCGCAGTACCTTTTCTATCTTTCCGGCAACGTCATGTGGGGCTACTTCTCCGCCTGCCTGACCGGCACCTCTGACACCTTCATCGCCAACGCCGGCATCTTCGGCAAGGTTTACTTTCCCCGCCTGGTGATGCCGCTTTCAATTATCATTTCGAACCTGCTCAGCTTTGCCATCCAGTTCGTCTTCTTCCTCGGCTTTTACCTCTTTTTCTACCTCCAGGGCGCAGCGATCCAGCTGACGGAGTGGGCCTTCACACTACCCCTGCTGATTCTGCTGATGGCCGGGCTGGGACTGGGCTTCGGCATCATTATCTCCTCCATGACTACCAAGTACCGCGACTTGCGCTACCTGGTGACCTTCGGCGTCAGCCTGTGGATGTACGCCACCCCCGTGATCTATCCGGTCTCTTCTATCCCTGAAAAATGGCGTTGGGTAGCTGCCATCAACCCCATCACGCCCATCATCGAGACCTTCCGGGCTGGTTTCCTGGGCGCTGGCAATGCCTCCTGGGCCAACCTTGCCTACAGCGCCGGTTTTATGTTCGTGGTGATGTTCATCGGCGTGGTCATTTTCAACCGGGTTGAGAAGACCTTTATTGATACTGTTTAA
- a CDS encoding LCP family protein: protein MKNNANFHTEDELISQKKKRRLKITLGVLGGIIFVFVIFYFSWARPKLREPISEPLTLPLVTLSAPDSPEVEQVAQSPEVQYPPVLPEAPVFHQPTHAPQAKPVCGKDTEWIVLMVGIDYRGDGYLYGLADSIRLIRIDFVNMTVNMVALPRDLIVEAPEGRFTAPDPFKINQAYLFGTPGMGHYLGSGLGAGALSEVIYFNFGIPVDHYGVINFATLINFIDAIDGVEIDLSSPVAGGYFGDFPSGTQTLNGERALALSMIREGYSDAFRVRNQTMIMRAALNKLIKPAYWLQVPVLLNEFGNSFLTDLSIEELTNLSVCFLRNFSRENLKTFEAPEGLLTGSSAFIPTLNNNAFVYLWDERFLDWMHNALLQE, encoded by the coding sequence ATGAAAAACAATGCCAATTTTCATACAGAAGACGAGCTCATTAGCCAAAAGAAAAAAAGGCGTCTGAAAATCACTTTGGGCGTGCTGGGCGGCATCATCTTCGTTTTTGTCATCTTCTATTTTTCCTGGGCCAGGCCAAAACTCAGAGAACCCATCTCCGAGCCCCTCACACTTCCCCTGGTTACTCTGTCAGCGCCAGATTCACCCGAAGTTGAACAAGTAGCCCAATCCCCGGAAGTCCAGTACCCCCCTGTCCTGCCTGAAGCGCCGGTTTTCCATCAACCAACCCATGCGCCCCAAGCCAAACCCGTGTGTGGAAAAGATACTGAGTGGATAGTCCTAATGGTTGGCATTGACTATCGCGGTGACGGCTACCTTTATGGTTTGGCCGATTCGATCCGGCTGATCCGCATCGATTTTGTCAACATGACCGTCAATATGGTAGCCTTACCTCGCGATCTAATCGTCGAAGCGCCTGAAGGCCGCTTCACCGCACCGGACCCTTTTAAGATCAACCAGGCGTATCTATTTGGCACACCGGGTATGGGACATTATCTCGGGTCTGGCTTGGGGGCAGGCGCTCTGTCAGAGGTGATCTATTTTAATTTTGGCATTCCCGTGGATCACTATGGCGTCATCAATTTTGCAACCCTGATTAATTTCATCGATGCCATCGATGGCGTTGAGATTGACCTCTCCAGTCCTGTCGCAGGTGGCTATTTTGGAGACTTTCCCTCCGGGACCCAGACCCTGAATGGTGAACGTGCCCTGGCTTTATCCATGATTCGCGAAGGCTATAGCGATGCCTTTCGCGTCAGAAACCAGACCATGATCATGCGGGCTGCACTCAACAAGTTGATTAAACCTGCCTATTGGTTACAGGTGCCAGTTCTGCTGAACGAGTTTGGCAACTCTTTTCTGACCGACCTATCCATCGAGGAGCTCACCAACCTCAGTGTGTGTTTTTTGCGTAATTTCAGCCGGGAAAACCTGAAGACTTTCGAAGCACCTGAGGGTTTGCTGACTGGAAGCAGCGCCTTTATTCCTACATTGAACAACAATGCTTTTGTCTATCTTTGGGACGAACGTTTTCTTGATTGGATGCACAATGCCTTATTGCAGGAGTAA
- a CDS encoding CoA-acylating methylmalonate-semialdehyde dehydrogenase, with the protein MEEVLNYIDGKWIAPQAVDFVDVVNPGTGELLTRTPLCGKADVDRAAAAASNALPAWRSTPAQDRIQFLFKLKALLEANLDEIARVITMECGKTFDESRGEMRRAIENVEVACGIPMMMKGEIFEDIAQGVDEILLRQPVGVCATIAPFNFPGMIPFWYLPYALACGNTYIIKPSEKVPLTMQIIFRLIDQIGLPEGVVNLVNGSKTAVDAILDHPTIRAITFVGSTATARYIYRRAAENGKRVQAQGGAKNPAVILPDADMDAAIRIIADSAFGCAGQRCLASSLAITIGEAHNTFLEGICESALNRKVGYGLDEGVQMGPVINLDSRKRIEELIDLGIKQGADPLVDGRDTLIQGYENGTYIRPTILSDLQPHHEIARTEIFGPVLGLIHLSSLDEAIRLINNGAYGNQASLFTSSGAAARRFRYSVEAGNIGINIGVAAPMAFFPFSGWKDSFFGDLHGQGADAVHFFTQEKVVVERWPKEWVRKF; encoded by the coding sequence ATGGAAGAGGTTCTAAATTATATCGATGGTAAATGGATCGCACCACAAGCGGTCGACTTTGTTGATGTGGTGAACCCAGGAACAGGGGAATTGCTGACACGCACTCCTCTGTGCGGCAAGGCGGATGTGGATCGAGCTGCCGCTGCAGCATCTAACGCACTACCCGCCTGGCGGAGCACACCTGCTCAGGACCGCATTCAGTTTCTGTTCAAGCTCAAAGCGCTGCTAGAGGCTAATCTTGACGAGATCGCTCGGGTAATTACGATGGAATGCGGTAAGACCTTTGACGAGTCACGCGGTGAGATGCGGCGGGCAATCGAGAATGTCGAGGTCGCCTGCGGAATCCCGATGATGATGAAGGGCGAGATTTTCGAAGACATCGCTCAAGGTGTTGACGAGATTCTTCTTCGCCAGCCAGTAGGTGTTTGCGCAACAATCGCGCCATTTAATTTCCCCGGTATGATCCCCTTCTGGTACCTGCCCTACGCTTTGGCGTGTGGCAACACCTACATTATCAAACCATCCGAAAAAGTGCCGCTGACCATGCAAATCATCTTTCGTTTAATCGACCAAATCGGTCTACCTGAAGGAGTGGTCAACCTGGTTAATGGTTCGAAAACGGCAGTTGACGCAATCCTCGACCACCCGACCATCCGTGCGATTACTTTTGTCGGCTCCACAGCAACCGCCAGGTATATCTATCGGCGAGCGGCTGAAAATGGCAAACGGGTCCAGGCACAGGGCGGGGCGAAGAATCCAGCTGTGATATTGCCCGATGCCGACATGGACGCTGCGATCAGGATCATCGCTGATTCAGCTTTTGGTTGCGCAGGACAGCGCTGCCTGGCTTCATCACTGGCGATCACCATCGGCGAGGCTCACAACACCTTTCTTGAAGGCATTTGTGAATCAGCCTTGAACCGCAAGGTAGGCTATGGGCTTGATGAAGGGGTACAGATGGGACCGGTGATTAACCTTGACAGCAGAAAACGCATCGAAGAGCTGATCGACCTGGGCATCAAGCAAGGGGCTGATCCGCTGGTCGATGGACGGGATACGCTCATTCAGGGCTATGAAAATGGGACTTATATCCGCCCGACGATCCTGTCCGATCTTCAGCCACACCATGAGATCGCTCGTACCGAGATCTTTGGCCCGGTGCTGGGATTGATCCATCTTTCCAGCCTTGATGAAGCAATTCGTTTAATTAACAATGGCGCATACGGAAACCAGGCCAGCCTGTTCACCTCAAGTGGTGCAGCAGCACGTAGATTTCGATATAGCGTTGAAGCTGGCAATATTGGCATCAATATTGGTGTCGCAGCGCCAATGGCATTTTTCCCTTTCAGCGGCTGGAAGGACAGTTTCTTCGGGGATCTGCATGGTCAAGGCGCTGATGCAGTCCATTTCTTTACCCAGGAGAAAGTAGTCGTAGAGCGCTGGCCTAAAGAATGGGTGCGAAAGTTCTAA
- a CDS encoding IclR family transcriptional regulator: MSEIQSLARGLKILDLLSQSQEGVGITEMAEVLEINKSSASRLVNTLVKYGYADKDEATRLFHLGPRVVTLSRSILTRLPLREVAKPYLRQMMEATGECAHLGILAHGCVLYIDQVESPATLRVNAEVGTLNPLHCTALGKVLLAFNDLEIPDSLEIFTPQTITDTEILRSHLDTVRRLGFAVDDEEFDTGVRCIAVPIFDFRNKAIGSIGISGPSTRITDELLPDLAATVVKIGKELSERMSFIH; encoded by the coding sequence ATGAGCGAAATTCAATCACTTGCGCGCGGATTAAAGATCCTTGATCTGCTAAGCCAATCCCAGGAGGGTGTCGGTATTACCGAAATGGCTGAGGTTCTGGAGATTAACAAGAGCAGTGCTTCCAGGCTGGTCAACACGCTTGTGAAATATGGTTATGCAGACAAGGATGAGGCAACGCGTCTCTTCCACCTCGGACCACGTGTGGTCACTCTCAGCCGCAGCATTTTGACCCGTCTTCCATTGCGTGAAGTCGCCAAACCCTATCTGCGCCAGATGATGGAGGCTACAGGCGAGTGCGCACACCTGGGTATCTTAGCCCATGGTTGTGTTCTTTACATTGACCAGGTTGAGTCACCAGCGACATTACGGGTTAATGCTGAAGTTGGAACGCTGAATCCACTGCATTGCACCGCTCTTGGCAAGGTGTTGCTTGCCTTCAATGACCTGGAGATTCCAGACTCACTGGAGATATTTACTCCTCAGACCATCACAGACACTGAAATTCTGCGTAGCCACCTGGATACGGTCCGTCGTCTGGGCTTCGCCGTGGACGATGAGGAATTTGACACTGGCGTGCGGTGCATCGCCGTGCCGATCTTCGATTTTCGCAATAAGGCAATCGGCTCAATTGGCATCTCAGGCCCATCCACGCGCATCACCGATGAATTGTTGCCTGATCTAGCAGCTACCGTGGTCAAGATTGGCAAGGAATTATCGGAGCGCATGTCCTTCATCCATTAA